From the Desulfovibrio sp. JY genome, one window contains:
- a CDS encoding ArsB/NhaD family transporter, with protein sequence MFWTATAIFVLAYAVIVSDKIHKTKVALFGAALTLAFKVLTQHDAFHDADLGVDWNVIFLLISMMIIVNIMTKTGVFQYVAVKAAKIGRGEPFAIMAIFAVVTAISSAFLDNVTTVLLLAPVTLLVARELEIDPVPYLITEALASNIGGTATLIGDPPNIMIASKAGLDFMDFLGHLAPAIVIIMIAWMLSWKVIFGKRLHVGAAQKARILAMNERALIKDPALLKKSGFVLALTICGFMLHGILHYEPATVALLGAATLLLISGQDPQKVLEEVEWPTIFFFMGLFIIIGGTVKAGLIELFSQKVIALTHPTKDSMLTLSMVMVWFSGIASAIVDNIPFVATMNPLLAELADKVLGPATGLSGQALYTHPTMLPVWWSLALGACLGGNGTAIGASANVIVVGLSEKAGHKISFVRFLKYGAPVTLATIFLSMIYIYVRYYLLKV encoded by the coding sequence ATGTTCTGGACTGCTACCGCCATTTTCGTTCTGGCTTACGCCGTCATCGTTTCGGACAAGATCCACAAGACCAAGGTGGCCCTCTTCGGAGCGGCCCTGACCCTGGCCTTCAAGGTCCTCACCCAGCACGACGCCTTCCACGACGCCGACCTCGGCGTGGACTGGAACGTGATCTTCCTGCTGATTTCCATGATGATCATCGTCAACATCATGACCAAGACGGGCGTGTTCCAGTACGTGGCCGTCAAGGCGGCCAAGATCGGCCGGGGCGAACCCTTCGCCATCATGGCCATCTTCGCCGTGGTCACGGCCATCTCCTCGGCCTTTCTCGACAACGTGACCACGGTGCTGCTTCTGGCCCCGGTCACGCTGCTCGTCGCCCGGGAGCTGGAAATCGACCCCGTGCCCTACCTCATCACCGAAGCCCTGGCCTCCAACATCGGCGGCACGGCGACGCTGATCGGCGACCCGCCCAACATCATGATCGCCTCCAAGGCCGGGCTCGACTTCATGGACTTCCTGGGTCACCTCGCCCCGGCCATCGTCATCATCATGATCGCCTGGATGCTCTCCTGGAAAGTCATCTTCGGCAAACGGCTGCACGTGGGCGCGGCCCAAAAGGCCCGCATCCTGGCCATGAACGAAAGGGCGCTCATCAAGGACCCGGCGCTGCTCAAAAAAAGCGGCTTCGTCCTGGCGCTCACCATCTGCGGCTTCATGCTCCACGGCATTCTCCACTACGAACCGGCCACCGTGGCCCTGCTCGGAGCCGCGACGTTGCTGCTGATTTCCGGGCAGGACCCGCAAAAGGTGCTCGAGGAAGTGGAATGGCCCACCATCTTCTTCTTCATGGGCCTTTTCATCATCATCGGCGGCACGGTCAAAGCCGGGCTCATCGAGCTTTTCTCCCAGAAGGTCATCGCGCTGACCCACCCGACCAAGGACTCCATGCTCACCCTGTCCATGGTCATGGTCTGGTTTTCCGGCATCGCCTCGGCCATCGTGGACAACATCCCGTTCGTGGCCACCATGAACCCGCTTCTGGCCGAACTGGCGGACAAGGTCCTCGGCCCGGCCACGGGTCTTTCCGGACAGGCGCTCTACACCCATCCCACCATGCTGCCGGTGTGGTGGTCCCTGGCCCTTGGCGCCTGCCTGGGCGGCAACGGCACGGCCATCGGGGCTTCGGCCAACGTCATCGTGGTCGGGCTTTCGGAAAAGGCCGGGCACAAGATCTCGTTTGTCCGATTCCTCAAGTACGGCGCGCCCGTGACCCTGGCCACCATCTTTTTGTCCATGATCTACATCTACGTGCGCTACTACCTGCTCAAGGTC
- a CDS encoding CBS domain-containing protein, with translation MRIRNMMHKSLAVIGPDVDFAALLAAYRQMESRLVYVVDKDGKLLGVISSYDILRVMFPFYLDSNLVKALPDDESVLRQAFSACKGQLAAEIMTSDFAAVKPDALFLEAEALIAERGVNVLPVVDDKGRLVGEVSRRAILKYLAERCGLEDEA, from the coding sequence ATGCGCATACGCAACATGATGCACAAATCCCTGGCCGTCATCGGCCCGGATGTGGATTTCGCCGCCCTGCTCGCCGCCTATAGGCAGATGGAATCGCGCCTGGTCTATGTCGTGGACAAGGACGGCAAGCTCCTTGGCGTCATCAGCAGCTACGACATCCTGCGGGTCATGTTTCCGTTTTATCTGGACTCCAATCTGGTCAAGGCCCTGCCCGACGACGAATCCGTCTTGCGCCAGGCCTTTTCCGCCTGCAAGGGCCAGCTGGCCGCCGAGATCATGACCTCGGATTTCGCGGCCGTTAAGCCCGACGCCCTGTTTCTCGAGGCCGAGGCGCTCATCGCCGAGCGCGGGGTCAACGTGCTGCCGGTTGTCGACGACAAGGGCAGACTGGTGGGCGAAGTTTCCCGCCGGGCCATTCTCAAATACCTGGCCGAGCGTTGCGGCCTTGAAGACGAGGCTTAG